The following coding sequences are from one Bufo bufo chromosome 2, aBufBuf1.1, whole genome shotgun sequence window:
- the LOC120990548 gene encoding probable N-acetyltransferase camello isoform X3 — MVEYKIRSYEGSDYEVVRDLFSHGMSEYIPSVCIHVVKRPWVLFVITCMFLSLLFSSKSVILPVLAVTLSLALGRHLLGYCWSLYINHCLKEDLQDIQKTYMEDKGSHFWVAEVEDSVVGTVAAKPSDENPDELQLKRMSVRNDFRGLGIAKALSREVISFARQRGYQSVVLNTLMVQREAQRMYESVGFKKYTEFVLPTVYGQLVDFTISKYRYDVLPAK; from the coding sequence ATGGTGGAGTACAAGATCCGCAGTTACGAGGGCTCTGACTATGAGGTGGTCCGGGATCTGTTCTCCCACGGGATGAGTGAATATATTCCCAGCGTCTGTATCCATGTGGTGAAGCGGCCATGGGTCCTGTTTGTCATTACCTGCATGTTCCTATCTTTGCTCTTCAGCTCTAAGTCCGTGATCCTCCCGGTCTTGGCCGTCACCCTCTCGTTGGCCTTGGGCCGCCATCTCCTTGGCTACTGCTGGAGCTTATACATCAACCATTGCTTGAAGGAAGACCTGCAGGACATTCAGAAGACCTACATGGAGGACAAGGGCTCACATTTCTGGGTGGCCGAGGTTGAGGACAGTGTGGTCGGGACAGTTGCAGCGAAGCCTTCAGATGAGAACCCAGACGAGCTGCAGCTGAAACGAATGTCTGTGAGGAATGACTTTCGTGGTCTCGGTATTGCCAAGGCCTTGTCCCGGGAGGTGATCAGTTTTGCCCGGCAGCGAGGTTACCAGTCAGTTGTCTTAAACACGTTGATGGTTCAGCGTGAGGCACAGAGGATGTACGAGAGTGTGGGCTTCAAGAAGTACACAGAGTTTGTGCTGCCCACCGTGTATGGGCAACTGGTTGACTTCACCATCTCCAAGTACCGTTACGatgtattaccggcaaa
- the LOC120990548 gene encoding probable N-acetyltransferase camello isoform X1: MPRVTSAFRAGSSEDTVGAQAVMVEYKIRSYEGSDYEVVRDLFSHGMSEYIPSVCIHVVKRPWVLFVITCMFLSLLFSSKSVILPVLAVTLSLALGRHLLGYCWSLYINHCLKEDLQDIQKTYMEDKGSHFWVAEVEDSVVGTVAAKPSDENPDELQLKRMSVRNDFRGLGIAKALSREVISFARQRGYQSVVLNTLMVQREAQRMYESVGFKKYTEFVLPTVYGQLVDFTISKYRYDVLPAK; encoded by the coding sequence GCAGTGATGGTGGAGTACAAGATCCGCAGTTACGAGGGCTCTGACTATGAGGTGGTCCGGGATCTGTTCTCCCACGGGATGAGTGAATATATTCCCAGCGTCTGTATCCATGTGGTGAAGCGGCCATGGGTCCTGTTTGTCATTACCTGCATGTTCCTATCTTTGCTCTTCAGCTCTAAGTCCGTGATCCTCCCGGTCTTGGCCGTCACCCTCTCGTTGGCCTTGGGCCGCCATCTCCTTGGCTACTGCTGGAGCTTATACATCAACCATTGCTTGAAGGAAGACCTGCAGGACATTCAGAAGACCTACATGGAGGACAAGGGCTCACATTTCTGGGTGGCCGAGGTTGAGGACAGTGTGGTCGGGACAGTTGCAGCGAAGCCTTCAGATGAGAACCCAGACGAGCTGCAGCTGAAACGAATGTCTGTGAGGAATGACTTTCGTGGTCTCGGTATTGCCAAGGCCTTGTCCCGGGAGGTGATCAGTTTTGCCCGGCAGCGAGGTTACCAGTCAGTTGTCTTAAACACGTTGATGGTTCAGCGTGAGGCACAGAGGATGTACGAGAGTGTGGGCTTCAAGAAGTACACAGAGTTTGTGCTGCCCACCGTGTATGGGCAACTGGTTGACTTCACCATCTCCAAGTACCGTTACGatgtattaccggcaaa
- the LOC120990548 gene encoding probable N-acetyltransferase camello isoform X2: MLLLLKAVMVEYKIRSYEGSDYEVVRDLFSHGMSEYIPSVCIHVVKRPWVLFVITCMFLSLLFSSKSVILPVLAVTLSLALGRHLLGYCWSLYINHCLKEDLQDIQKTYMEDKGSHFWVAEVEDSVVGTVAAKPSDENPDELQLKRMSVRNDFRGLGIAKALSREVISFARQRGYQSVVLNTLMVQREAQRMYESVGFKKYTEFVLPTVYGQLVDFTISKYRYDVLPAK, from the exons ATGTTATTGCTGCTAAAG GCAGTGATGGTGGAGTACAAGATCCGCAGTTACGAGGGCTCTGACTATGAGGTGGTCCGGGATCTGTTCTCCCACGGGATGAGTGAATATATTCCCAGCGTCTGTATCCATGTGGTGAAGCGGCCATGGGTCCTGTTTGTCATTACCTGCATGTTCCTATCTTTGCTCTTCAGCTCTAAGTCCGTGATCCTCCCGGTCTTGGCCGTCACCCTCTCGTTGGCCTTGGGCCGCCATCTCCTTGGCTACTGCTGGAGCTTATACATCAACCATTGCTTGAAGGAAGACCTGCAGGACATTCAGAAGACCTACATGGAGGACAAGGGCTCACATTTCTGGGTGGCCGAGGTTGAGGACAGTGTGGTCGGGACAGTTGCAGCGAAGCCTTCAGATGAGAACCCAGACGAGCTGCAGCTGAAACGAATGTCTGTGAGGAATGACTTTCGTGGTCTCGGTATTGCCAAGGCCTTGTCCCGGGAGGTGATCAGTTTTGCCCGGCAGCGAGGTTACCAGTCAGTTGTCTTAAACACGTTGATGGTTCAGCGTGAGGCACAGAGGATGTACGAGAGTGTGGGCTTCAAGAAGTACACAGAGTTTGTGCTGCCCACCGTGTATGGGCAACTGGTTGACTTCACCATCTCCAAGTACCGTTACGatgtattaccggcaaa